The DNA region TCCTGAAACGCCAGAGCCAAATACAGAAAAATCAAAGTTCTTGTATCCTAAATCTATTCGTACGCCGTATTCTAAATCAGGCAAAGTATTTCCGATAAAATCCCGGTCATCTGAATCTATTATATTGTCACCGTTTAAATCTTGAAACTTTAAGCCGCCAGGTCTTGCTCCGACTTGGGATGGACTAGAGTCAATGTCATCTTGACTTTGAAACAAGCCATCCGATTTATAACCAAAAATTGAAAATTGTGAATGACCCAAGATTGAGTTTTCAGCTGTTCCTGGAAACCCTGCTCTAACTTCTTCGGGAAGAAAAGTAATTTCATCTTTAAAAGCTCCAAAGTTTGTGGAAATTCCAAAAGAAAAACTGTTGTCGTACATTTTGGAATATGCTACAGAGAGTTCCCACCCTTTAGTCTCGGTTGTAGCTCCGTTTAAAACACGTTGTTGACCTTCTCCAATTACAGAGGCAATGGGTGGTGTAATCAAAATATCACTTGTTTCTCTAGTGAAATAATCAAAAGTACCTACTACGGCATTGTTGAACAGTCCAAAATCTATTCCGTAGTTAAATTCTTTGGTAGTTTCCCATTTTAATGAAGGGTTGGCGGCTTGAATGGAAACAAAGCCGGAGGGTAGAGTACCCGTATTATTTCCGCTTAGATCGTATGCGGTGCCCACATTATAGTATTGATTAAAAAAATCTGGGACGTATTGATCCTGGTTTGGGCCGTATCTAGATTCATAAAGTCCAAATCTAGCTAAGTCTCCTATAGATTGGTTACCTACTTGACCATACCCGGCTCTAAGCTTTAGATCAGATACGAAGCTTTCATCATTGAAAAAATCTTCTCTGCTTATTCTCCAGCCTAAAGTCGCTGCAGGAAAAACACCATACCGGTTTTCTTCGCCAAACCTTGAAGATCCATCTCTACGAACAGTTACTGAGGCTAAATATTTGTCACCAAAGGCATAGTTTAGTTTTCCAAATTGAGATAACAAACTGCTTCCACTTGTACTGCCTGTATTAGTTTTAGCTCCTGTTGCTGCGTCTAAGACAAAATAAGATTCTGTTTCAACCGCAAATCCATCGGCAACTGCATTTACCGATTTAAAGTTATTCTTTATAGATTCTGCACCAAGTAATAAACCGATGCGGTGATTGCCTATTTCCAAGTTGTAATTAAGGGTATTGGTAAAAACAACGCTTGTAAATTTATTGGTGTTAAGTATTAATCTATTATTGGCTCTATTTACGAATCCGTTTGACACCTTGGGTTCAATATCCTTATTTTCAAAATCATTATAATCGAGACCAATGCTGGTTCTAAATGTTAGATTATCAATTAATTTAAGTTCAGCAAAGACATTACCAAATATGTTAGTACGCTCAGTATTGTCCCATCTGTTTAAATATTGCATCAATACTGGGTTGTTACGATCGGAATAACCAGCACCCAGTGGTCCACCATAATTTCCGTTACTATCAAATAAAGGTATAGTAGGGGCTAGGCTAATAGCCAGTCCCGGTACTGGAGAACTACCTATATCTGTGGAAGCTAAGGTTTCATCTGATGTTGTGAAGGATGTATTGATACCAACTTTTAATTTATCGTTGAACAACTTAAAATTAGAATTTAACTTTCCAGAAAACCTTTCATACCCCGTATGTTTTAGAATACCGGTATTTTTTAGATGGCCCAGATTAAGTAAATGAAATGACTTATCGGTACCTCCAGATATTGAAATCTCATTGTTGTAAACATAGCCTGTTTCGTATGAGGCATCTTGCCAATCTGTATCACCTGCTGGTACATTGGTATCACCACCAACATAAGGTTGAAGAGTTACACTATTAAGCACTGGATTGTTGAAATCCCCATTCCAATCAAAATTATATATTTCACCATAACCACCAGTTGGATCGGCCCCATCATTTACCGAAGCTCTCCATAATGCCTCTCCCCTTTGTACGGAATTTAGCATATCGTAGCGCTGCTTTTTTTCTGATTGAACTGAAATATTCGAATTAATACTTACTCTATACTTTTCATCGCCACCAGCTTTGGTACTGTTTTTTGTTGTGACGATAATAACTCCGTTACCCGCTCTAGAACCATAAATTGACGATGCCGAGGCATCTTTTAATACTTGTACAGATTCTATTGCGCTAGGGTTGATTCCGGAAAACACCTCTTGTCTTACAGTTGGTACTCCGTCAATAACATACAGTGGGTCGTTGTTACCCAAAGTTGTTACTCCTCGAATCAAAATACGGCTACTGGTGCCGTTTGGGTTTCCTGATTTTTCTACAAAAAGCCCTGGAACCCTACCCTGTAGTGCTTGCATGGCATTACCGGAGCTCATACTTTGCCCTTCTACGGGAGCAAGTTCAACTACGGTAACTGCACCAGTTAAATCAGCTTTACGCTCAGTAGTATAGCCTGTCAGCACAACTTCATCTAACATCTGGGTGTCGGATTCCATGGCGATGTTAAAGGTAGACTGTGAATCGACAGGAACTTCTATACGTACAAAACCAATATAGCTTATGATAAGTTTGGAATCTGACGGTACATCGTTTAATGTGAAGTTGCCATCAAAATCTGTAGTTGTACCATTATTGGTGCCGGAAACAATAACTGAGGCTCCAGGCAGCGGCATTCCGTCATCTTGAGCGGTGACGTTACCTGTAATTTGTCCTTGAGCCCAAAGGCCTAAAGGAGCAAAAAGAATGAATAATAAAAAAAGTTTAAGTTTCATGATTGAGTAATATTTAGTTAATATTAAGTTCGTTGGCAATTAAAGTTTCTAGAGTTAAGCCCTTATTGGACTCCAAAGACAGTTTTTCAAAAGGAGTTTCTGGAAAGAAAATTTCGGTCATGACGGTAGATCCACCATCAAAAAATATTTCAATGGATGTCTTGTCTAAAATGATTTTACCCGTTAATTTTTTATTGTTAGATATTCGTTTGGCAACGCTAATTTTCTTAGAAAACTTTTCAGAGAAATCAGTCTTGCCAGATTTGGAACGGTCAATAAAAAAAACTTTGCTATTTTCATTATAACCAAAGAGTAAATTATTTTCTTTATCATTTGACAACTTGAAAGTAAAGCCTTGATTTTCAAAATTTGATATTTCAAAGTCGATAATTGAATGGGATAGGCTTGCATTGGCCGATTGTAGTAAAATTATAGGTTCTTTTATTTTAATATCCTCTTTCTTGAATTTCTTGCCTTTATATGAGTTGATTTCTTCTACGGGTTTGAAAGATAATCTATAGGAGTTGTTGTCTTTTATCATTTTAATTTCTCTTGCCAATGTCATAGCACTCCTCCAAGTTTCTGTAGGAACATCATTGGCATACTCCCAATTAGACATCCAGCCCATATAAAATTTGCCATTTGTTTTAGAGGAAATATTTGAAAAAGTTACCCCGGCATAATTGTCTTTACCGAAATCGATCCAAAAATTATGGTTATTATTGAGGTTTTCTTCAAACTCTTTGTCCATTGTAAATGTTGTGCCATCAAAATCGCCAATGAAGTATTGTGTAGCACTACCTCCGTTAGGACCTCCGGGGTTCACACTAACATATAGTACCCATTTTGTTTCGTTTGAGCCCTCTATAGGTAGAGGGAATAGATCTGGACACTCCCAAACACCGCCATGAGTACCTACCTTTTTAGATAAGTCGTCACCAAAATCTGATAGTAGTTCCCAACTCTTCAAATCTTTTGAGCTGTAAAACATAACTTTATCATGTGCCGCAAGTACCATAACCCATTTTTTGTACTCTGCGTTCCACGATACCTTTGGGTCTCTAAAATCTTTGATTCCAGGGTTTTTAATGACTGGGTTATTTGAATATTTTGTCCATGTAAGTCCTTCATCAAGGGAGTAAGCAATGGCTTGTGACTCAACATCTAGCCTCTTTGCTTTTTCTCTTTCTTTATTGTGGTAAGTGAAAATTGCGATGATAGGTACTTTTCCATCTGTGCCAAAACCAGAAGTATTTTCTATGTCTACCACTGCACTACCTGAGAAGATATAACCTTTTTCATCAGGAAATAGAGCAATAGGTTGTTCTTTCCACTTAATCATATCGTTGCTTGTCGCATGTCCCCAGTGCATCGGACCCCATTTGTTTCCGTCAGGGTAGTGCTGGTAGTATAAATGATAGTACCCGTTATAATAAAACATTCCATTTGGATCATTCATCCAACCTACATCTGGTGTGAAATGATAATTTGGACGATACAATACTTCTTCAGTTTCCTGATTTTGTGTGTTTGAAATTTTTGGTTCTTTATCCTGTTTATTTGCTTGTTCCTTACAGGCGAAAACAGTACAAAGAATAATAATCACTAATATTTTTGAGTTACTTTTTTTCATGGTTTCTACAGTTGTTTGAGTTCTAATTTTTATGATTTTTATATTATTTAGAGTCTTTATTCGTACCAGTCATAGACCGGGACCGGGTTAATGATTTACTCAGTATCTCTAATGATATACCTTTCGTTTCTGGCATTATAAAAGCAACAAATAATAATTGAACGAACATCATAAAAGCAAAACATGCGAACACGGTCCCTGCTCCTATGGAAGTGAATAATATGGGAATTAGCGAAGGGATAACGGCTGCAAGAACCCAATGAACAGAGCTGCCAAAGGATTGACCGGAACCTCGTAGGTGGTTTGGAAAAATTTCCGAAATGAATACCCAAATAACAGTACCTTGTCCTAAAGCGTGAGCAGCTATAAATAAGAAAAGGAAAATAGCAACTGATATGCCCTCCCAATTTAAGAAGAATGCACATGATACTAAGGATAGGGATATGATATAGCCAATAGATCCTATATACATAAGCTGTTTTCTACCCACCTTATCTATTAAAAATATTCCAGTAAGAGTAAAAAGTAAATTAGTTATTCCGATACCTATACTGCTGAGCAAAGCGGTGCTTTCGCCCAAACCAGCTTCTTCTAAAATTCGTGGAGCATAATACAAAAAGGCATTAATTCCTGATGCTTGATTAAAGAAAGCCATGCAAAAGGCTAGGACTAGTGGTAATCGATATTTTTTCATGAAAATGTTCTCCCCATTAACACGGGTGTCATTTTCTTGTTTTATTTCTAGAATAGCTTTTTCAATATCTGTAGTTGGATTGATTATTTTAAGAACGTCGTGGGCTTCATCCGTTCGAAGTTTTGTGATTAACCACCTAGGACTTTTTGGAACGGTCAATACGAACAAAGTGTAGATAATAGCAGGAATTGCTTCAACACCTAACATCCAGCGCCAAGCATTTTCTCCAACACCATTTAGCAAATAATTCGAGAGAAATGCAATTAGAATACCAAAAACAATATTAAATTGATACAGGCCTACTAATTTCCCCCTGTCTTTTGCTGGGGCAATTTCAGAAATATAAGCAGGTGCGGCAATAGTAGATGCTCCAACACCTAAACCACCTAGAAATCTAAAGGCAGCAAATGTAAGTGGGTCGTTTGCTAAGGCAGAGCCCAATGCGGAAACTGTATAAAGAACTCCTATCCATACTAAAGTCTTTTTTCTACCCAATCTATTCGTAGGTATACCACCAAATAGGGCACCAATTACTGTCCCCCACAGTGCCATGGCCATAACAATTGTTCCATGAAACACATCTGAGGAACCCCACAAAGTTTGTAATTTTTTGTCTGCGCCTGATATAACAACAGTGTCAAAACCAAAAAGGAAACCTGCTAAAGCAGCCGTGATAGACCACACCAATATTTTCTTCATATCTCAATTATTAAATACGAAGACTATATTATTCTAAATTTTATAATTGTTTATTTGCTAATGTTACAATTTGTTGTGATTCTGTTAACATAAACTGGCTTAGCTCTAAATATCTGATTACTAGGTTTTTGTGCTATTTATTTTAACAGATTAAAATTAATGCACTTATACTTATGTAACTGAACCTTCACTAATGATACATTCATTCACAAGTTTACGAGCAACAAGATTAAAGCGATTTTTTATAACTGCCAGGTGTAACACCATATTTGCTCTTAAATGAGGTGGAAAAATAATTTGGAGAAGAAAAACCAGTGCAATAAGCAATCTCTGATATGGAGCGATTTGAGGTTTGGAGCATCGACTTAGCTTTTTCGAGACGGTAGTCTGATATGTAATCACTAATGCTCATTCCTAGCATAGCTTTTACTTTTCGATAGAGTTGTACCCTAGATACATTTAAAAGTTCTGCTAAATTCTCAACAGAAAACTCTGCGTTTTCAAGGTTGGTTTTGATATGATGATTTAACTCCCGGACAAATGACTGTTCAGCATCTCCAAATGAGTGTCCTTGATCTATATTATGGATGTTATTGGTGTAGTAATATCTTAACTTTTCTCTGTTATATAATAGAGATTTAATAGATTGAGTAAGGATTGAGTAATTAAAGGGTTTGGTTAAATATAAATCAGAGCCACATTGTAATCCCTTAATAAAGGATTCTTTATTGCCCAATGCAGTCAATAATATTACCGGTATATGAGAGGTGCGTAAGTCAGTTTTTAGAATTTCACATAATTCATAACCATTTTGATCAGGTAGATTTACATCACATAGAATTACATCTGGAATGTGTTCGAATGCTAGCTCTAGGGCATTAGTTCCATCCGAAGTTAAGATGATATACTCTTGACTCAATTTATTTTTTAGGAATAATGTTAAATCGCGATTATCTTCTATTAAAAGAATGGAATATCCTTCATTGTTAGAGCTTTCTTTCGACTCAGTGAGTCCGTCGTCATAGACGGTTTCCTCCGTGTATTCAACAAGGTTTGTGTCAATTAACTCAGGATCAACAACAATTTGATCTTCATTAAAATGAGTGTTTCCTTTGAACAGGGTAATTATAAATTCAGTTCCATGGTATGACTGAACTTCAATTTTACCTAGGTGTAGCTCAATAAATTGCTTGCTCAAATGTAGTCCTACGCCAGAACTATTCTTTCTGTTATTGGAACCTTTAAAAAATGGAGTAAAAACGTTATTCAATTCCTCATCTGGAATCCCAATTCCATTATCCTTAAAGTGAATATATACATTGCTTTTGTTTAAATTATCTTTAATTTCAATATCAATTTTACCGTTATCGGGAGTGAATTTAAATGCGTTTGAAAGTAGGTTGAAGTAAACCTTATCCATTAAATTCCTATCTATAAAAAGGTTGAGGTCTTCATTGTTGGTCTTGATTTCAAGTTTAATACTTCTTTTGTCGGCTTCACCTTTAAACTCTTGAAATATATTATTGGTGAATTTGAAAATATTAGTGTTTGAAGCTCTAATGTTAAATTTTTGACCTTCAACTTTCCTAAAATCCAGTAAATTGTTGATAAGCCTTAGAAGACGATTTGAATTATTTTGTATGAGTTCTATTTCAAAACTATTTTTGTATCCTTCTTTTTTGTTTTTCTCCCTTAACGACTCTATTGAGCTCATTATTAGTGTGATTGGTGTTTTGAATTCGTGAGAAAGCCCTGTAAAGAAGTTCATTTTGGCTTCATTACTTTCCTTTACCTCATTTGCTATCTCTTCGATTTGATTTCTTTGGACCGTTATTTTTTCATTAGTGATTTCCAATTGTCTATTCTTTTTAGAAATACTCATTTTAGAATAGATGCTATAGACAGCAAGACCTAAGATGATTAAGAAAAAAACAAGAATAATTTTGAGTGTATTATTTTGAGAATAGTACTGTTTTTCTTGCTGTTTTATGGCAGACACCTGAGATTCAATAAGTCTTTGTTGTTCACTTATTTTGCTAAATTGATTTTGCATAATGTCAGCATTGAACCTGTCGATTACGGTACTGGAAAGAATATTGTGTAAAGGAACTTTATCGCCATTTAAGATTTTCATAGCGGTGGTCAATGCTTCTGCTCCTCCTGTAGGATATAAAATAGTAGCTGTCAATACACCATTCTTGACTAGCTCTATGCCTCCATTTGAACCGCTTAATCCATCAACACCAATAATCTTTATCTTATCTTCTATTCCTAGGTTATGTGCTATTTCCCATGCCCCTTGAGCTAGCCTATCGTTATGGGCAAAGACAAAATCTATTGGGCCATGGTCCTGTAAAAACTGTCGAAAATTATCAGCAATAGATTCTTTTTCCCAATTACTTTTTATGGTGCCAACAAATTGTACTTCAGAAAAATCATCTATGACTTGGTGGAAGCCAATACTTCTTTCTTCTGCAGGCGATGATCCGGCGAGCCCTTTTATTTCAAGAACACTTAAAGAATCTTGTATATTGGAAGCTATATATTTGGCAGCGTTTCTGCCTATTTCAATATTATCGGCACCAACATAGGTTGTATACTTTTGATCATCAGTTTTTCTATCGACAACTAAAACAGGAATTCCTGCGTTAAGTGCTTTTTCTACTGTAGAAGTTATAGGTTTGGATTGAATTGGTGAAACTATGATAATATCAACACTGTCCACAATAAACATGTTTAGGTCGGCTATTTGTTTTTGAACATCATAGTTAGCATCATAAATAGTTAAGTTGACATGAGGGTATAGCGAAGCTTGTAGCTCCATAGAGCTGTTCATAGATTGTCTCCATTCATCGTTTGTCATAGCTTGAGAGAAACCAATATTTATTTTATTGGGAACATTGGCTTTTGAACATGAGCTAATTGTAGCGCTAAAGACAAGTACTAGCGATAAAAGGAAATAAACACGTGATAATCTCATGAGTTTTTTGTTGAGTTGTAAACTTAGTGAAATTGTAAATATGGAGGCAATTACTTAATCTATACAATATATACACAGGTATTCCTAGACAGAGTCAGCTTGGTATGTTTATAATCGTTAATAGCTGAAAATTTTATGAGTACTACGGATATTGTATGGTTATGTGTAGTTGAAATGTATTCATTAAGAAGGTTACTATGGTCGTAATTAGTCTTAGTATGGTTGTCGATAGGGTTACATGGTGTGGTTAAACCACTCAAAATAACCATAAAGAAAGGACCACACCTATGGTGAACATGTGTGGTGCTACTTTGATGGTTTTGAAAAGACCGTATCTATCAAGAACGCAATGGCCTCATCGTCCGATATCAGGGGAGTCTTTTTTTTCTTTGTCTTCTTGGGTCCTGTTTTATCGTCAAAGTTCCGTGTCTTCTCATGGGTAGTTAGGTATTCATCCCCCTCAAATTGGAACTCCTCGTTCAGTATCAAGAGAATTTTAAGGGAAGCCTCGAACCGAAGTACTTCCTCAAGAATAGGAATTTTATAGACAAGGGAATCGTCAAAATAGGTAGCATCCCCTATAAGAAAATAGGAGAGGGGGATTTGGTTTTCGGTGGTCAGTCGCTCCTGTAAGACCTCCTGTCTTATTCCGAACAGTTCCAGTTTCTTTGCCCTACTAATCTTTGTATGACCATCGGGGGATTTGCCATTTCGGAGTATGTCGAACCTATCCTCAATGGCCGACTTTACGATCTCTTTGTAATAGCGCAAGGCGACTTTTCTTTTTTCTTCCGCATCGAGACCGAGTATGTCCTCCTCATACGAATAGAAGAACCCGATCAGCGAGTTTTCGATTACATCTTCGTATACATCCAATATATAACCGTAAAATTCTTTTGTCAATGCCGCATTAGGTACGTATACCGGTTCACTGTTTTCAGAAGTTACGGGGTTAGGACTGCCATTCAAAGAAAGGGGTATACGCCTGACCTGATGGAAAAGTCCCTTCGTAAGGTGTATGCGCCTAAGCTCTTTGATGGTCATAGAGTTCAGGTCCAAATCTTTTAAGAGTCCGAAATAGGTCATGGCGTATCGTTGTTGTCCTTTGGTTTAATGAGATTGGAATAGTCCTCCGGCAATGCAGCATCTATATCCCTGAGGTATTTCTCTAATGCTTGGGGACTGGTATGGCCCGTAATGAGCATCAACCTGCTCTTTACCTCTTCGGATGTGGCCGTTTTTGCCATTTCCCTGTAGAGCCCTGTAATGAAGCTGTGCCTAAAACTATAAAGACCATAGTCCTTTCCAAGCTTAAAATGGTCCTTCACTTTCTTGAAACGTTTTGAGAAATAATCACGTTTGTTAGATTCGTCTGTTTCCCATTCACCACCGATCCGTTCTGGGGTGAACAGGTAATGTTCCTTGTTCATGTCCGATATATCCGGAATGTTGTTTATCATGATATCGGGAATAATCTTGATCTTCACCACTTTGTTCTTCGCCCTGACATATATTTTCTTGTCCTGTATGTCCACGTCCCCGATTTTCAACCTGCAGATTTCAATGGGCCGCAGGAAATTATAGGAAACGAACTGAACGAACAGACGCAACAACGGGTCGTTGGTCTTTAGATAACTGTCAATCTCCTTGAGTTGATGTGGCGTGTAGGTCTTGTTGCGTTCGGGAACGGACCGAAGTACATTTATCTTAAGAATGAAGTTCTCTCCAATCAGTTCGTTCTCTTCGAGCGTGCTGAACAGTGAGCTAAGTGCCGCTCTGGTATTGTTTCTGTTCCTTGGGCTAGTTTGTTGCAATACGTCGTTCAAATACGAGATGACCGTTTTTCGGTCTATCTTTCGGATATCGGAAACATCATAATCGTTTTCATCCAGCCACTTTTGGAACCTGTTGATACGGCTTCGGTACTTCGGGTACGAGTTCTGGTTGAGGATGCTCTTTTTTATTTTGAGTGCCAGTTCAAAGGCTTCGGCCACGGATATTAAGGGCTCCTCAATACTTTCTTTCTCTTTGTTAGGCTTTTGGGGAGTCTTGTCAGTTTCTGTATGGTCTTTTTTAATTAACTCTGTCGGGGTTTCTGGTACTGTCGTTTGGGATAGGGTTTGGGTTGCCCTAAATTCTTGTGGGGCTTCAGGTTTATTGTCGGCTGTAGAAACCTTCCTTTTTTTAAACTTGTTTTCCAGCTCGGTATTCTTTTGGTACGGATCAAACCCTTCCTTTAAGAGAAAAAGCAGTTTGGCCTGAAGAACCTTAAGAAAGGAAAGTCGGTCTCTTTTTGTAGTATATCTGTTGGCTCCACCTTTGATGCCCGCTTGACGTTTTAACTTTCCCGTTTTGGGATCGCGGAAGGAAAAATAGACATACCAAGGTTTTTTAAGGGCTTTTTTTTGCTCTGTTTTTGAGAGCTTGGACCATTGACGGACATCTACCCCGCCAGTGTAAATTTTAGGCTCGGTAAAGTTCGGTTTCATGGGGAAAGTGTATACTGTTTCGTTTACTGTTTGTAAAACTACGGAAATAGTGGGCATAAAAAAAACGGTCTGTGCGTACACGGACCGTTGGTTTTATTGCCTTTCGGCTTAGTAGCGGGGACTGGACTCGAACCAGCGACCTTCGGGTTATGAGCCCGACGAGCTACCTACTGCTCTACCCCGCGATATGGGTTTTTATCTCACTTGTCTTGCAACTTCAGGTCATTACGCTGACGAGATAAAGGTGCGCTACTATTCGTAACGGGCGACAAATATACAACTGTTTTTTACTTAAAACCAAACTTAGAGCAGAATCTTTTTATGCATACCCTAAAAAATCTCCAAATTCCATACCTTCGGGACTAGCAAGCCTATTTATGGATACAATTAATGATTTTATTTCTGCAGCACTGCCCTTTACGGAGTGGCCCATGTTTCTTTTGCTTATTGGTGGCGGACTTTTTTTGGTCTTCTATTCTAAGTTTTTACCCTATCGGTACTTTGGCCATGCCATTGCCATAACGGCAGGTAAGTATGATAATGATAAGTCTGAAGGAGATGTCAGTTCTTTTCAGGCCCTGTCGGCTGCGGTTGCGGCAACGGTGGGTCTAGGTAATATCTCTGGCGTAGCCATTGCCATACATGACGGAGGACCTGGTGTTGTTTTTTGGATATGGGTTACGGCACTTATTGGTATGTGTATCAAATTTTATTCCTGTAGTCTGGCCATTATGTTCCGTAGTACGGACTCTGATGGTAAATTGCAAGGAGGGCCTATGTACTATATTACCCAAGGTTTGGGTCCTAAAGCAAAACCATTGGCGCTGTTTTTTGCAGTCTGTGGTTTATTCGGATTTTTGGGTGTTTTTACGGCAAACCAGTTTACGGAAACATTTATGAGTGTGGTGGAGCCCAACGAAACTATTGCCAATTTTGGTGATTTCAACTGGCAGTTGGGAATAGGCGTTGTTCTGGCCGTCGTTACTTCTTTTGTGATTTTTGGTGGACTTACCAAAATTGCCAAAGTTGCATCTGCAATCGTTCCATTTATGGTATT from Zobellia alginiliquefaciens includes:
- a CDS encoding SusC/RagA family TonB-linked outer membrane protein gives rise to the protein MKLKLFLLFILFAPLGLWAQGQITGNVTAQDDGMPLPGASVIVSGTNNGTTTDFDGNFTLNDVPSDSKLIISYIGFVRIEVPVDSQSTFNIAMESDTQMLDEVVLTGYTTERKADLTGAVTVVELAPVEGQSMSSGNAMQALQGRVPGLFVEKSGNPNGTSSRILIRGVTTLGNNDPLYVIDGVPTVRQEVFSGINPSAIESVQVLKDASASSIYGSRAGNGVIIVTTKNSTKAGGDEKYRVSINSNISVQSEKKQRYDMLNSVQRGEALWRASVNDGADPTGGYGEIYNFDWNGDFNNPVLNSVTLQPYVGGDTNVPAGDTDWQDASYETGYVYNNEISISGGTDKSFHLLNLGHLKNTGILKHTGYERFSGKLNSNFKLFNDKLKVGINTSFTTSDETLASTDIGSSPVPGLAISLAPTIPLFDSNGNYGGPLGAGYSDRNNPVLMQYLNRWDNTERTNIFGNVFAELKLIDNLTFRTSIGLDYNDFENKDIEPKVSNGFVNRANNRLILNTNKFTSVVFTNTLNYNLEIGNHRIGLLLGAESIKNNFKSVNAVADGFAVETESYFVLDAATGAKTNTGSTSGSSLLSQFGKLNYAFGDKYLASVTVRRDGSSRFGEENRYGVFPAATLGWRISREDFFNDESFVSDLKLRAGYGQVGNQSIGDLARFGLYESRYGPNQDQYVPDFFNQYYNVGTAYDLSGNNTGTLPSGFVSIQAANPSLKWETTKEFNYGIDFGLFNNAVVGTFDYFTRETSDILITPPIASVIGEGQQRVLNGATTETKGWELSVAYSKMYDNSFSFGISTNFGAFKDEITFLPEEVRAGFPGTAENSILGHSQFSIFGYKSDGLFQSQDDIDSSPSQVGARPGGLKFQDLNGDNIIDSDDRDFIGNTLPDLEYGVRIDLGYKNFDFSVFGSGVSGRIGQDPYIQWNNYTQGRENAGLGVLNAWTPTNTGSDIPSLSLAFNDLRTSDYLYRDNSYFKIRNLQIGYSLPEDIISKLWGMTSLRVYFQGENLFWFTPNDYIGSDPERTTVNTIPVPTVLSLGLNLNF
- a CDS encoding glycoside hydrolase family 32 protein, yielding MKKSNSKILVIIILCTVFACKEQANKQDKEPKISNTQNQETEEVLYRPNYHFTPDVGWMNDPNGMFYYNGYYHLYYQHYPDGNKWGPMHWGHATSNDMIKWKEQPIALFPDEKGYIFSGSAVVDIENTSGFGTDGKVPIIAIFTYHNKEREKAKRLDVESQAIAYSLDEGLTWTKYSNNPVIKNPGIKDFRDPKVSWNAEYKKWVMVLAAHDKVMFYSSKDLKSWELLSDFGDDLSKKVGTHGGVWECPDLFPLPIEGSNETKWVLYVSVNPGGPNGGSATQYFIGDFDGTTFTMDKEFEENLNNNHNFWIDFGKDNYAGVTFSNISSKTNGKFYMGWMSNWEYANDVPTETWRSAMTLAREIKMIKDNNSYRLSFKPVEEINSYKGKKFKKEDIKIKEPIILLQSANASLSHSIIDFEISNFENQGFTFKLSNDKENNLLFGYNENSKVFFIDRSKSGKTDFSEKFSKKISVAKRISNNKKLTGKIILDKTSIEIFFDGGSTVMTEIFFPETPFEKLSLESNKGLTLETLIANELNIN
- a CDS encoding sugar porter family MFS transporter is translated as MKKILVWSITAALAGFLFGFDTVVISGADKKLQTLWGSSDVFHGTIVMAMALWGTVIGALFGGIPTNRLGRKKTLVWIGVLYTVSALGSALANDPLTFAAFRFLGGLGVGASTIAAPAYISEIAPAKDRGKLVGLYQFNIVFGILIAFLSNYLLNGVGENAWRWMLGVEAIPAIIYTLFVLTVPKSPRWLITKLRTDEAHDVLKIINPTTDIEKAILEIKQENDTRVNGENIFMKKYRLPLVLAFCMAFFNQASGINAFLYYAPRILEEAGLGESTALLSSIGIGITNLLFTLTGIFLIDKVGRKQLMYIGSIGYIISLSLVSCAFFLNWEGISVAIFLFLFIAAHALGQGTVIWVFISEIFPNHLRGSGQSFGSSVHWVLAAVIPSLIPILFTSIGAGTVFACFAFMMFVQLLFVAFIMPETKGISLEILSKSLTRSRSMTGTNKDSK
- a CDS encoding substrate-binding domain-containing protein, whose translation is MRLSRVYFLLSLVLVFSATISSCSKANVPNKINIGFSQAMTNDEWRQSMNSSMELQASLYPHVNLTIYDANYDVQKQIADLNMFIVDSVDIIIVSPIQSKPITSTVEKALNAGIPVLVVDRKTDDQKYTTYVGADNIEIGRNAAKYIASNIQDSLSVLEIKGLAGSSPAEERSIGFHQVIDDFSEVQFVGTIKSNWEKESIADNFRQFLQDHGPIDFVFAHNDRLAQGAWEIAHNLGIEDKIKIIGVDGLSGSNGGIELVKNGVLTATILYPTGGAEALTTAMKILNGDKVPLHNILSSTVIDRFNADIMQNQFSKISEQQRLIESQVSAIKQQEKQYYSQNNTLKIILVFFLIILGLAVYSIYSKMSISKKNRQLEITNEKITVQRNQIEEIANEVKESNEAKMNFFTGLSHEFKTPITLIMSSIESLREKNKKEGYKNSFEIELIQNNSNRLLRLINNLLDFRKVEGQKFNIRASNTNIFKFTNNIFQEFKGEADKRSIKLEIKTNNEDLNLFIDRNLMDKVYFNLLSNAFKFTPDNGKIDIEIKDNLNKSNVYIHFKDNGIGIPDEELNNVFTPFFKGSNNRKNSSGVGLHLSKQFIELHLGKIEVQSYHGTEFIITLFKGNTHFNEDQIVVDPELIDTNLVEYTEETVYDDGLTESKESSNNEGYSILLIEDNRDLTLFLKNKLSQEYIILTSDGTNALELAFEHIPDVILCDVNLPDQNGYELCEILKTDLRTSHIPVILLTALGNKESFIKGLQCGSDLYLTKPFNYSILTQSIKSLLYNREKLRYYYTNNIHNIDQGHSFGDAEQSFVRELNHHIKTNLENAEFSVENLAELLNVSRVQLYRKVKAMLGMSISDYISDYRLEKAKSMLQTSNRSISEIAYCTGFSSPNYFSTSFKSKYGVTPGSYKKSL
- a CDS encoding tyrosine-type recombinase/integrase, with translation MPTISVVLQTVNETVYTFPMKPNFTEPKIYTGGVDVRQWSKLSKTEQKKALKKPWYVYFSFRDPKTGKLKRQAGIKGGANRYTTKRDRLSFLKVLQAKLLFLLKEGFDPYQKNTELENKFKKRKVSTADNKPEAPQEFRATQTLSQTTVPETPTELIKKDHTETDKTPQKPNKEKESIEEPLISVAEAFELALKIKKSILNQNSYPKYRSRINRFQKWLDENDYDVSDIRKIDRKTVISYLNDVLQQTSPRNRNNTRAALSSLFSTLEENELIGENFILKINVLRSVPERNKTYTPHQLKEIDSYLKTNDPLLRLFVQFVSYNFLRPIEICRLKIGDVDIQDKKIYVRAKNKVVKIKIIPDIMINNIPDISDMNKEHYLFTPERIGGEWETDESNKRDYFSKRFKKVKDHFKLGKDYGLYSFRHSFITGLYREMAKTATSEEVKSRLMLITGHTSPQALEKYLRDIDAALPEDYSNLIKPKDNNDTP